In one Brevibacillus composti genomic region, the following are encoded:
- a CDS encoding GntR family transcriptional regulator → MQIPSYSKRLSASDVAYLEVKRCITEWEYAPGVQLIEENLSKDLEVSRTPLRQALYRLELEGLIIRQPNGRIHVAPITVEEVEEIFKVREVLEGLLAREATAHVTVEHLQRLEDVLELMRRAAEQNRNQDTVKNGSNFHQILHDLSGNHTAMRFLEQLNSRIERYRRIGGYKNPGYVAMRPVEEHQQIFLAVSKGDAAEVEAAMRQHIRHSFYVAKETLELYLKND, encoded by the coding sequence ATGCAAATACCATCGTATAGCAAAAGGCTTTCTGCAAGCGATGTCGCCTACCTGGAAGTAAAGCGCTGTATAACGGAGTGGGAGTACGCTCCCGGGGTACAGTTGATTGAGGAGAATCTCTCCAAGGATTTGGAAGTGAGCCGGACGCCGCTTCGGCAGGCTCTCTACCGGCTGGAGCTGGAAGGGTTAATCATCAGACAGCCAAACGGTCGAATCCACGTCGCGCCGATTACGGTAGAAGAAGTGGAAGAGATATTCAAGGTGCGGGAGGTATTGGAGGGGCTGCTTGCTCGTGAAGCTACCGCTCACGTCACCGTGGAACATTTGCAGCGCCTGGAGGACGTACTGGAGCTGATGCGCCGGGCAGCCGAACAGAACCGCAATCAGGATACCGTCAAAAACGGAAGCAACTTTCACCAAATTCTCCATGACTTGAGCGGCAACCATACAGCGATGCGCTTTTTGGAACAGTTGAACAGCAGAATCGAGCGCTACCGCCGGATAGGCGGCTACAAAAACCCCGGTTATGTGGCCATGCGTCCGGTAGAGGAGCACCAGCAAATCTTCCTCGCCGTCAGCAAGGGAGATGCCGCCGAGGTAGAAGCGGCGATGCGTCAGCACATTAGACACAGCTTCTATGTGGCAAAAGAGACGCTGGAATTGTATTTAAAAAATGATTAG
- a CDS encoding pseudouridine synthase, with protein sequence MKRERLDKVLANMGFGTRKEVKQLVKKKLVVIDGVVATDPGMHVIPEEQEITVDGEPIHFKRWLYIMLNKPPGVVSATEDNLHETVVDLLPYEWAIKVFPVGRLDIDTEGLLILTNDGQLSHNLLSPKKKVDKEYFARIKGRVTDRHVEEFARGVELEDFTTLPAKLEILSSGEISEIRVTIMEGKFHQVKRMFASFDLEVIYLQRVRMGPIHLDENLEPGEYRELTEEEMELLQGYTQKESPASS encoded by the coding sequence ATGAAGCGAGAACGTTTAGATAAGGTCCTGGCCAATATGGGTTTTGGGACGCGCAAAGAAGTCAAACAGCTGGTGAAGAAAAAGCTGGTCGTCATCGACGGTGTAGTCGCCACTGATCCCGGCATGCATGTGATTCCGGAAGAACAGGAGATCACCGTGGACGGCGAGCCGATCCATTTCAAACGCTGGCTCTACATCATGCTGAACAAGCCGCCGGGCGTCGTCTCGGCTACGGAAGACAATCTGCACGAGACGGTCGTCGATCTCCTCCCCTACGAGTGGGCGATCAAGGTGTTTCCGGTCGGCCGCCTGGACATCGATACCGAAGGGCTGCTTATTTTGACCAATGACGGACAACTCTCTCACAACCTCCTGTCGCCCAAAAAAAAGGTGGACAAGGAATACTTCGCCCGCATCAAGGGCCGTGTGACTGACCGGCATGTGGAGGAATTCGCTCGCGGTGTCGAGCTGGAGGATTTTACGACCCTCCCCGCCAAACTGGAGATCCTCTCCTCGGGAGAGATTTCCGAAATCCGCGTCACCATCATGGAAGGCAAATTCCATCAGGTAAAACGGATGTTTGCCTCCTTTGATCTCGAGGTGATCTACCTCCAGCGTGTCCGGATGGGTCCCATCCATTTGGACGAAAATCTGGAGCCGGGCGAATACCGGGAGCTCACCGAAGAAGAGATGGAGCTACTCCAGGGCTATACACAAAAAGAGAGCCCTGCATCATCCTGA
- a CDS encoding IS5 family transposase has product MYEFLSHRENQLLLPDDFFLPFGGKLSKENRWVKLARLVPWAHAEKKYAKSFRISFRGQKAVSIRVALGALIIQERLQLSDRETVQQIVENPYLQYFIGLEGYQDHPPFHPSLMTHFRKRLGEPVLREINEIIAVEAAKSIPDSDRDDEPKSGTKSKGKRTTKRHSTSEEDPNQGVLLLDATCAPADVAYPTDLNLLNEAREKLEEIIDTLHAPQIGRSRKPRTYRDKARKEYLAVAKQRRANGKVIRRAIGKQLRYVARNLQIIRNMASRQPLTLLSRKQYRDLLVIQELYRQQRMMFERKTHQIEDRIVSIHQPHVRPVVRGKAKARVEFGAKVSVSMVNGYAFLERLSWDSFNEGVTLIESVEAYKRRFGCYPKAVLADQIYRTRQNRAFCKAHGIRLSGPALGRPVQGEEATEQRRVARQDARKRNAIEGKFGEGKRRYGLGRIRACLAKTSETVIALQLLVMNLERRLRDFFVSWLNRLLSYRIPAFGNIFEV; this is encoded by the coding sequence ATGTACGAATTTCTCTCTCATCGTGAAAATCAACTGCTTCTCCCTGATGATTTTTTCTTGCCATTTGGCGGCAAGTTGAGTAAAGAAAATCGCTGGGTCAAGTTGGCTCGGTTGGTACCGTGGGCACATGCAGAGAAAAAGTATGCCAAGTCCTTCCGCATATCGTTTCGTGGACAAAAGGCCGTTTCCATCCGTGTCGCTCTCGGGGCACTCATCATTCAGGAACGTTTGCAACTGTCGGACCGGGAAACGGTCCAGCAGATTGTCGAAAACCCGTATCTGCAATACTTCATCGGGCTGGAAGGCTATCAGGATCATCCACCGTTCCACCCGTCGCTCATGACGCATTTTCGCAAACGTTTAGGCGAACCGGTTCTCCGTGAAATCAACGAGATCATCGCGGTTGAGGCCGCTAAATCAATTCCAGATTCCGACCGTGACGATGAACCAAAATCAGGTACAAAATCCAAAGGTAAACGTACGACCAAGCGTCACTCAACATCCGAGGAAGATCCGAACCAGGGTGTCTTGTTGCTGGATGCCACATGTGCCCCGGCGGATGTGGCGTACCCAACCGATTTGAACTTGCTGAACGAGGCGCGTGAGAAACTGGAGGAGATCATCGATACGTTACATGCTCCACAGATTGGTCGTTCCCGCAAACCACGGACTTATCGGGATAAAGCTCGAAAGGAGTACCTGGCCGTGGCCAAACAGCGTCGTGCAAACGGCAAGGTGATTCGTCGAGCGATCGGCAAGCAACTCCGGTATGTAGCACGTAACCTTCAAATTATCCGCAACATGGCCTCACGGCAGCCGCTGACACTTTTGAGCCGGAAACAATATCGCGACTTGCTTGTGATTCAGGAACTGTATCGACAGCAACGCATGATGTTTGAACGCAAAACGCATCAGATCGAAGATCGAATCGTGAGCATCCACCAACCGCACGTCCGCCCGGTCGTACGCGGCAAAGCGAAAGCGCGAGTAGAGTTTGGCGCCAAAGTATCGGTCAGCATGGTGAACGGTTATGCTTTTCTGGAGCGTCTATCATGGGACAGCTTCAACGAAGGGGTGACGCTGATCGAATCTGTAGAAGCATACAAGAGACGCTTTGGTTGTTACCCGAAGGCGGTACTTGCCGATCAAATCTATCGCACCCGGCAAAACAGGGCATTTTGCAAAGCGCATGGCATTCGTTTGAGCGGTCCGGCGCTTGGCCGTCCCGTACAAGGCGAAGAAGCGACAGAACAACGGCGAGTCGCAAGACAAGATGCACGAAAACGCAACGCCATAGAAGGCAAATTTGGTGAGGGCAAGCGCAGGTATGGGCTTGGCCGTATTCGAGCATGCCTTGCGAAAACAAGTGAAACCGTCATCGCGCTTCAGCTCCTGGTGATGAACCTCGAGCGTAGGCTGCGGGATTTTTTTGTCTCCTGGTTAAACCGTCTTCTTTCCTATAGAATTCCTGCTTTTGGAAACATTTTTGAAGTTTGA
- the wrbA gene encoding NAD(P)H:quinone oxidoreductase: MSNVNLAVIYYSSTGTNYQLAQWAAEGAKEAGAEVKILKVPELAPQAAIESNPAWKAHVEATKDVPEVSLDDLEWADAIIFSVPTRFGNVPGQVKQFLDTTGGLWFHGKLANKVVSAMSSAQNSHGGQEQTILQLYTTMYHWGAIVAAPGYTDPVIFGAGGNPYGTSVTVDTNGNMVEDVQGAVKHQAKRTVTVAQWVKSGLQQEG, encoded by the coding sequence ATGTCAAACGTAAATCTGGCTGTCATTTACTACAGCTCCACCGGTACCAACTATCAGCTCGCCCAGTGGGCTGCCGAGGGAGCCAAAGAAGCGGGAGCTGAAGTCAAAATCCTCAAGGTTCCTGAACTGGCACCACAGGCTGCCATCGAGTCGAATCCAGCCTGGAAGGCACATGTAGAAGCAACCAAGGATGTGCCGGAAGTGTCCCTGGATGATCTGGAGTGGGCGGATGCCATCATCTTCAGTGTGCCCACCCGTTTCGGCAACGTGCCAGGGCAAGTAAAGCAATTTTTGGATACCACGGGCGGCCTCTGGTTCCATGGCAAGCTGGCCAATAAAGTCGTCAGCGCGATGTCCTCGGCTCAAAACTCCCATGGCGGACAGGAGCAGACGATCCTGCAGTTGTACACGACGATGTACCATTGGGGAGCGATTGTGGCTGCGCCAGGCTATACCGATCCCGTTATTTTCGGTGCGGGCGGCAACCCTTACGGAACCAGCGTAACGGTAGACACGAATGGAAACATGGTGGAAGACGTCCAGGGGGCAGTCAAACACCAGGCGAAGCGGACCGTAACCGTAGCGCAGTGGGTGAAAAGCGGACTCCAACAAGAAGGTTAA
- a CDS encoding ring-cleaving dioxygenase, producing the protein MKLQTAGIHHVTAFVGDAQRNVDFYAGILGLRLVKKTINFDQPEVYHLYFGDEQGNPGTIITFFPWPQGQKGKIGGGQVGITTYAVPPGSLPFWMERLAAYGVAYEKTARFSEEFLSFADFDGLQLEIVERADGPQSTWSFAGVPADKAIKGFGGAVLYSAAPAKTAAVLEGSLGMTRAGEQDGFIRFHTTGHLGNVIDMPAEPVPFGAGGTGTVHHIAWRTKDDQEQLIWRGELQQQGYHPTTVQPRQYFNAIYFRESGGILFEIATDPPGFAIDEEPGSLGEKLMLPEWYEPYRGQIERNLAPIEVRQLEVKKP; encoded by the coding sequence ATGAAGCTGCAAACAGCAGGAATCCACCACGTCACCGCTTTCGTGGGAGATGCCCAGCGCAACGTGGATTTTTACGCAGGCATTCTCGGACTGCGACTGGTAAAGAAAACGATCAATTTTGACCAGCCGGAGGTTTATCATCTTTATTTCGGAGATGAGCAGGGAAATCCCGGGACAATCATAACGTTTTTCCCATGGCCCCAAGGGCAGAAAGGGAAAATCGGCGGGGGACAAGTCGGGATTACCACATACGCGGTGCCGCCGGGCTCCCTGCCATTTTGGATGGAGCGGCTGGCTGCCTATGGGGTTGCGTATGAGAAGACGGCCAGATTCTCGGAGGAGTTTTTGTCTTTTGCCGATTTTGACGGCCTTCAGCTTGAAATCGTCGAGCGGGCGGATGGTCCGCAAAGCACCTGGTCCTTCGCGGGCGTACCCGCAGACAAAGCGATTAAGGGCTTTGGAGGAGCAGTCTTGTACAGTGCGGCTCCTGCCAAAACCGCGGCCGTGCTGGAGGGTTCGCTGGGGATGACGCGGGCAGGGGAGCAGGATGGATTTATCCGCTTCCACACTACCGGCCATCTCGGGAATGTGATTGATATGCCGGCGGAACCGGTTCCCTTTGGGGCAGGGGGGACGGGGACGGTTCACCACATCGCCTGGAGAACCAAAGACGATCAGGAGCAGCTCATCTGGAGAGGGGAGCTTCAGCAGCAAGGGTATCACCCCACAACGGTTCAGCCCCGGCAGTATTTCAACGCCATCTATTTCCGGGAATCGGGAGGAATCCTGTTTGAAATTGCGACGGATCCGCCGGGCTTTGCCATAGATGAAGAACCGGGCTCCCTGGGTGAAAAGCTGATGCTGCCTGAATGGTATGAGCCGTATCGCGGACAGATTGAACGGAATTTGGCTCCGATTGAGGTGCGCCAGCTGGAGGTGAAGAAGCCGTGA
- a CDS encoding alpha/beta hydrolase, giving the protein MIHLFQKGADESAPILVLFHGTGGNEHDLLPLARFISPASSVLSVRGNVLENGMPRFFRRLAEGVFDEADLVARTQEMKAFLGEAVEKYELDPNNLVGVGYSNGANIIGSLLFHYGDLFRAAILHHPMVPLRGLPLPDMSRLAVFIGAGANDPICSPQETEELQSLLESAGASVEVHWEHRGHQLTQTEAEAAARWFQNNLPSNS; this is encoded by the coding sequence GTGATTCACTTGTTCCAGAAAGGGGCGGATGAGAGTGCCCCCATCCTCGTTCTCTTCCACGGTACCGGAGGGAATGAGCATGATCTATTGCCGCTGGCTCGGTTCATTTCCCCGGCATCATCTGTTCTCAGTGTAAGAGGAAATGTGCTGGAGAACGGCATGCCTCGCTTCTTTCGCCGGTTGGCTGAAGGTGTCTTTGATGAAGCCGATTTAGTCGCCCGGACACAGGAGATGAAGGCTTTCCTGGGTGAAGCGGTGGAGAAATATGAGTTGGACCCGAACAATCTGGTTGGTGTCGGGTACTCCAACGGCGCCAATATCATTGGGAGTTTGCTGTTTCATTATGGAGATCTCTTTCGAGCGGCCATCCTGCATCATCCGATGGTGCCGCTCCGAGGCTTGCCGCTGCCGGATATGTCGCGATTAGCCGTTTTTATCGGTGCAGGAGCCAATGATCCGATCTGTTCTCCCCAGGAGACGGAAGAGCTGCAATCCCTGTTGGAATCAGCTGGAGCGTCTGTAGAGGTGCATTGGGAACATCGAGGCCATCAGCTTACCCAGACAGAGGCGGAAGCGGCTGCCCGCTGGTTTCAAAACAATTTGCCCTCCAACAGCTAG
- a CDS encoding ArsI/CadI family heavy metal resistance metalloenzyme: MKNVHLGLNCTSLENSLAFYTKLFGVQPVKAKPDYAKFQVDAVRLLFTLNAAADVQGNQVNHFGFQVDQQEDLASHRRRLIEAGLSIAAEEADTTCCYAVQDKFWVVDPDGNEWEFFYTKEDADVHSLKARTCC; encoded by the coding sequence ATGAAAAATGTCCACTTAGGTCTCAACTGCACGTCCCTGGAAAACTCCCTCGCCTTTTACACCAAGCTGTTCGGGGTGCAGCCTGTTAAGGCAAAGCCGGACTATGCAAAGTTTCAAGTCGATGCCGTTCGTCTCTTATTTACCCTGAATGCCGCTGCCGACGTACAAGGCAATCAGGTAAACCATTTTGGTTTTCAGGTCGACCAGCAGGAGGACCTCGCTTCTCATCGTCGGCGTTTGATCGAAGCCGGCCTCTCCATCGCCGCTGAGGAGGCGGACACCACTTGCTGCTATGCGGTGCAGGATAAGTTCTGGGTCGTCGATCCGGATGGCAACGAGTGGGAGTTCTTTTACACGAAAGAGGATGCGGACGTTCATTCTTTGAAAGCCAGAACTTGCTGTTGA
- a CDS encoding ArsR/SmtB family transcription factor, translating to MKEDTAVPAAETDFALYEAKFKALADKKRLQIMHELTQHGRVCVCDLAEAMDMAQSKLSYHLKILLEAELIQKESDGVWNYYRLNHIEVNRLLSEELCCVFRSSSGCC from the coding sequence ATGAAAGAAGACACGGCAGTACCTGCAGCGGAAACAGATTTTGCACTGTATGAAGCCAAATTCAAAGCCTTGGCCGACAAAAAGCGCCTGCAGATCATGCATGAGCTGACCCAGCATGGCCGGGTATGCGTCTGTGACTTGGCCGAAGCCATGGACATGGCGCAATCAAAGCTGTCGTATCATCTAAAAATTTTGCTTGAGGCTGAGTTGATCCAGAAAGAGTCAGATGGCGTCTGGAACTACTACCGGTTGAACCATATAGAAGTAAACCGGCTGTTGTCCGAAGAGCTGTGCTGTGTGTTTCGAAGCAGCAGCGGATGCTGCTGA
- a CDS encoding DUF4870 domain-containing protein → MDHKGVKAITHASTFFAPILVPLLVWLLVADREVKSMALQALLFHVIMSVLIGISAFLSFFLVGIPFFIVFSLVALYYPIKGIVYSLQGRPFSYPVIGRLVG, encoded by the coding sequence ATGGATCACAAAGGCGTAAAAGCCATTACACACGCGAGCACATTTTTTGCCCCCATTCTGGTTCCGCTGTTGGTATGGCTGCTGGTGGCAGATCGCGAGGTGAAGAGCATGGCCCTGCAAGCCCTGCTGTTCCACGTGATTATGAGTGTTTTGATAGGAATTTCCGCGTTTCTCTCCTTTTTCCTGGTCGGCATTCCGTTTTTCATCGTTTTCAGCCTCGTAGCGCTTTATTACCCGATCAAGGGAATTGTCTATTCCCTGCAAGGACGCCCCTTTTCCTATCCCGTTATCGGCAGGCTCGTCGGCTAA
- a CDS encoding cation diffusion facilitator family transporter, with protein sequence MESLWALMKKGNTSSATAALGNTGLAIVKGIAAAVSGSGAMFASAMHSVADAVNQGFVYGGSVLAEKKPTRRFPSGFGRVINIFCMVAVIVVTIMAYETIREGFHLLAHPVQASHFLLNLGVLLLALIVDGYVLIKAMKEIGRETRTEAAGMGIVKVAFQNVGRAAPPTRLVFYEDLVATLGALLALLAVIVSQLTPIRLMDGIATILIGFLMVGVAFKVGYDNMVGLIGVAAPREVEERVAQSILADPAVTDINRMRIMQEGRFYHVEAYLELEKGLTLAVADDIKFRVRDRILEDPDISDVTLGIIEDNGVPDWKPEQTEERTEQQTEQLTEKSQSR encoded by the coding sequence TTGGAATCGTTGTGGGCGTTGATGAAAAAAGGTAATACCTCCTCCGCCACTGCGGCTCTGGGAAACACAGGCCTTGCGATCGTGAAAGGCATCGCTGCAGCGGTCAGCGGCAGCGGGGCGATGTTTGCTTCCGCAATGCATTCGGTCGCCGATGCGGTGAATCAGGGTTTTGTCTACGGTGGAAGCGTGCTGGCGGAAAAAAAGCCGACCCGCCGCTTTCCTTCCGGGTTTGGCCGCGTCATCAACATCTTTTGCATGGTGGCGGTGATCGTCGTGACGATCATGGCCTATGAGACGATTCGGGAAGGCTTTCATTTGCTGGCTCATCCGGTCCAGGCCAGCCATTTTTTACTCAATCTCGGCGTACTGCTGCTCGCCCTGATCGTAGACGGCTATGTGCTGATCAAAGCGATGAAAGAAATCGGCAGGGAAACCAGAACAGAAGCAGCCGGGATGGGCATCGTCAAAGTCGCCTTTCAAAACGTCGGACGCGCAGCGCCGCCCACTCGCCTCGTTTTTTATGAGGATCTGGTCGCCACCTTGGGTGCTTTGCTGGCCTTGCTCGCTGTCATCGTCTCCCAGCTGACGCCAATTCGTCTGATGGACGGGATTGCCACCATTCTCATCGGTTTTTTGATGGTAGGCGTGGCGTTTAAAGTCGGGTATGACAACATGGTCGGCTTGATCGGCGTAGCGGCTCCCCGTGAAGTAGAAGAGCGGGTAGCCCAATCGATTCTGGCCGACCCGGCTGTGACGGATATCAACCGGATGCGCATTATGCAGGAGGGCCGCTTCTACCACGTGGAGGCCTATCTGGAGCTGGAAAAGGGACTGACGCTGGCGGTTGCCGATGACATCAAGTTTCGGGTAAGGGATCGAATACTGGAAGATCCGGACATCAGCGACGTGACGCTCGGCATTATCGAGGACAATGGCGTCCCTGATTGGAAACCGGAGCAGACAGAAGAGCGGACAGAGCAACAGACCGAGCAACTGACAGAGAAGAGCCAAAGCCGCTGA
- the hmpA gene encoding NO-inducible flavohemoprotein: MLSQNTIAIIKSTVPVLEVHGKAITTRFYQTMFAKHPELLNIFNHANQKQGRQQTALANAVYAAAAHIDRLETILPAVRQIAHKHRSLGIKPEHYPIVGENLLAAIKDVLGEAATDEIIDAWAEAYGVIADVFINVEEEMYREAERAEGGWRDFRPFVVVKKERESDVITSFYLKPQDGGKLPSFVPGQYITVKMDIPGEANTHLRQYSLSDSPGQDYYRISVKREAGEDGKPAGIVSCYLHDHVREGDVLPVSAPAGDFVLDTAADTPVVLISGGVGLTPMFSMLKTIVERQPNRPVTYIHAARNSSTHAMKQQVEDLVKRHPHARAYVLYSEPTAEERARGCYDKEGFVDLPWLQSVLPGNQADFYFCGPVPFMKGIYRSLREWGVPAERIHYEFFGPMGSLEE, encoded by the coding sequence ATGCTTAGCCAGAACACGATTGCCATCATCAAATCGACAGTACCTGTGCTGGAAGTGCACGGCAAAGCGATCACCACTCGCTTTTACCAAACCATGTTTGCCAAGCATCCGGAACTGTTGAACATATTTAATCACGCCAACCAAAAACAAGGACGCCAGCAAACGGCTCTCGCCAATGCCGTATATGCCGCCGCTGCTCATATCGACCGGCTGGAGACGATCTTGCCCGCAGTCAGACAAATCGCGCACAAGCACCGGAGCCTCGGCATCAAGCCGGAACATTATCCAATCGTCGGCGAAAATTTGCTAGCCGCGATCAAGGACGTACTGGGTGAGGCGGCGACCGATGAGATCATCGATGCCTGGGCGGAAGCATACGGAGTGATCGCGGACGTCTTTATCAATGTGGAGGAGGAAATGTACCGCGAGGCCGAGCGGGCAGAGGGCGGCTGGCGTGATTTCCGTCCCTTTGTCGTCGTGAAAAAAGAAAGGGAAAGTGACGTTATTACCTCGTTCTACCTGAAGCCGCAGGATGGAGGCAAGCTCCCGTCCTTCGTGCCCGGTCAGTACATCACCGTCAAAATGGATATCCCGGGCGAAGCCAACACACATCTCAGGCAGTACAGCTTGTCGGACAGTCCGGGTCAGGATTACTACCGCATCAGTGTGAAGCGGGAAGCGGGCGAAGATGGCAAGCCGGCCGGAATCGTCTCCTGCTATCTCCACGATCATGTCAGGGAAGGCGATGTCCTGCCTGTGAGCGCACCCGCCGGCGATTTTGTTCTCGATACTGCCGCGGACACTCCGGTGGTCCTGATCAGTGGCGGAGTCGGTCTGACGCCGATGTTCAGCATGCTGAAAACCATCGTTGAACGGCAGCCGAATCGGCCCGTCACATATATTCACGCTGCCAGGAACAGTAGCACCCACGCGATGAAGCAGCAGGTGGAAGACCTCGTGAAGCGCCATCCGCACGCCCGGGCCTACGTGCTCTATTCGGAGCCAACCGCAGAAGAACGGGCTCGCGGCTGCTACGACAAGGAAGGCTTTGTCGATTTGCCCTGGCTGCAATCGGTGCTGCCGGGCAACCAGGCGGACTTCTACTTCTGCGGCCCTGTCCCGTTTATGAAAGGTATCTACCGCTCTCTGCGCGAATGGGGTGTGCCCGCAGAGCGGATCCATTATGAATTCTTTGGCCCGATGGGCAGTCTGGAAGAATAA
- a CDS encoding DMT family transporter, which produces MPCKKQLLWADLSLFLIALAWGYTFILTKALLTEMTPFAFTGSRFLIAALILLPFVWKRLKNLSREAWIQGALCGLALCAAFTLQILGIERTTPGKAGVITGTNVILVPFFYFLWRRMPVKKGAVLGCLLAFVGLLCLSGDGDWTGLSFGDVLVFLCAVFFALHILMVDRVYEKLGEVDTLSFVMIQLMVVGLIDMAIALMIEPIPQPLSAYGWFAFWFDCLIGTLLAYVVQIRAQQFSPPVHVSILLSLEAVFAFLFSWLLWGEPLTAMVVTGVVLMLAGIYVTELSDR; this is translated from the coding sequence TTGCCTTGCAAAAAACAACTTCTCTGGGCAGATCTTTCTCTTTTCTTGATCGCCCTGGCCTGGGGCTATACGTTTATTCTGACCAAAGCCCTTTTGACGGAGATGACTCCGTTTGCCTTTACCGGTTCACGCTTTCTGATCGCTGCGCTGATACTGCTGCCGTTTGTCTGGAAGCGTCTGAAAAACCTCAGCCGCGAAGCGTGGATTCAGGGAGCGCTCTGTGGCCTCGCCCTCTGCGCCGCCTTCACGCTGCAAATTCTCGGAATTGAGCGGACCACGCCGGGAAAAGCGGGGGTCATTACGGGGACAAACGTAATCCTGGTGCCCTTTTTTTATTTTCTCTGGCGAAGGATGCCTGTCAAAAAAGGGGCCGTCCTCGGCTGTCTGCTCGCATTTGTCGGCCTCCTCTGTTTGTCGGGGGACGGCGATTGGACGGGCCTCTCCTTTGGCGATGTGCTCGTTTTCCTCTGTGCCGTCTTTTTTGCCCTGCATATTCTGATGGTCGACCGTGTCTACGAAAAGCTTGGGGAAGTCGATACGCTTTCCTTTGTGATGATCCAGCTTATGGTCGTCGGATTGATCGATATGGCGATTGCCTTGATGATCGAGCCGATTCCGCAACCACTCAGCGCGTACGGATGGTTCGCTTTCTGGTTCGACTGCCTGATCGGGACGCTTTTGGCTTATGTCGTCCAGATCCGCGCCCAGCAGTTCTCACCGCCTGTCCACGTGAGCATCCTGCTGTCGCTGGAGGCTGTGTTTGCCTTTCTCTTCTCCTGGCTGTTGTGGGGGGAACCCTTGACCGCCATGGTCGTCACAGGGGTCGTCCTAATGCTGGCCGGCATTTATGTTACGGAGCTGTCCGATCGCTGA
- a CDS encoding EamA family transporter, whose translation MRYLLLVFLGACSYGILSTIVKLAYGQGYSPGEVVGGQMFFGFLLTWLPALFVLRQRPSLKRMLLLLAVGLPVGSTGLLYYNSLQHIPASIAIVLLFQFTWMSVLLETLLTRKRPAAITLYSLILLFAGTILAGGILDKGIGNFSFAGIAFGLSSAVSYTLFIFFSGKAAPEVNSWLRTSLMSTGSMLLVFLIYPPSFLVSGVLWDGLFGYVFLLAAFGVFVPTVCFNFGVPHTGPGMAGILGAAELPMAVFSSYIILQESVSLLQWLGVIIILLGIILPEWVRFRGTKTTKTPSPLS comes from the coding sequence ATGCGATACCTTCTGCTTGTCTTCCTGGGTGCGTGCAGCTACGGCATTTTGTCCACCATCGTGAAACTGGCCTATGGACAAGGATATTCACCAGGTGAAGTCGTAGGCGGGCAGATGTTTTTTGGATTTTTGCTGACCTGGCTTCCTGCTCTCTTCGTCCTTCGTCAGAGACCGTCCCTGAAGCGAATGCTCCTGCTTTTGGCCGTCGGTCTTCCTGTCGGCTCCACGGGTTTGCTTTACTACAATTCGCTGCAGCACATTCCAGCTTCCATCGCCATTGTCCTGTTGTTTCAGTTCACCTGGATGAGCGTTTTGCTGGAGACGTTGCTTACGAGGAAAAGACCCGCAGCCATTACCCTGTATTCGCTGATTCTGCTGTTTGCGGGGACCATCCTCGCAGGAGGGATCCTCGACAAGGGAATTGGCAACTTTTCGTTTGCTGGCATCGCTTTTGGTCTCTCCTCTGCTGTCTCCTACACGCTGTTTATCTTTTTCAGCGGCAAGGCGGCTCCGGAAGTCAACTCCTGGCTGCGCACCTCGCTGATGTCAACCGGGTCCATGCTCCTCGTTTTCCTGATCTACCCGCCGTCTTTTTTGGTCAGCGGCGTTCTTTGGGACGGCTTGTTCGGCTATGTATTTTTGCTTGCCGCATTTGGCGTATTTGTCCCTACCGTCTGTTTTAATTTCGGAGTCCCGCACACAGGTCCGGGGATGGCCGGCATCCTGGGAGCTGCGGAACTGCCGATGGCCGTCTTTTCTTCCTACATCATCCTGCAGGAGTCCGTCAGCCTGCTGCAGTGGCTCGGCGTCATCATCATCCTGCTGGGCATCATCCTGCCGGAATGGGTGCGCTTCCGAGGCACGAAGACGACAAAAACTCCCTCTCCCCTGTCTTGA